AGCTCTATGATCTGCTGACCTGTCTTGGGGTCCAGGGCCGCGGTGTGTTCGTCCAGCAGGAGCACGTCCGGCCGCTGCATGGTGGCCATGAGCAGGGTCAGGGCCTGGCGTTGGCCACCTGAGAGCAGGCCCACGAGATCCGTGAGCCGGTCTTCGAGGCCCAGGCCGATTTTGGCCAGCAGTTCGCGGAAGAATATCCGGTCGCGGGACTTGACCCCACGTCCCAGTCCGCGAGATTTCCCGCGCTTCGCGGCCAGGGCCAGGTTTTGCTCGATGGTGCCACTGGCGCAGGTGCCTTTGAGCGGATCCTGGAATACGCGGCCGATATGCGCGGCGCGCCGATGCTCGGGCCAGCCAGTCACGTCCTCTCCCGCCAGCAGAATGCGGCCCTCGTCGGGCAGGAAACCGCCGGCTGTGGCGGTGAGCAGAGTGGACTTACCCGCTCCGTTGGAGCCGATGAGCGTGATGAAGTCGCCGTGGTTCACGTGCAGGTTGACGCGCTTGAGCGCAAGGACTTCATTGACGCTGCCGCGATGGAAGTACTTGGTCACTCCTTCGAGCACGAGCATATGCGCGCTTCGGGCCGAGCCTTCCGCCTTCTTGGGTGCGACCATCAGCAGGCCCTCCTGCGCAGGCCGAAGCGGCTCTTGATCTGAGGGGCCGTAAGCGCGAGCACAACGAGCAGGGCGGTGATGAGATTCAGGTCGCTGGGGGCGAAGGAGAATCCGCCGATATCGAGTCCCAGGGCCAGTGCGATGGCCAGGCGGTAAACCACCGAGCCCAAGATTGCCGCCACGATAGCCCGTTTAACCCGTCCAGGCCCGACGCCCAGAAGCGTCTCGCCCACGATGACCGAAGCCAGTCCGGCCACGATGGTTCCCACGCCCATGTTCGCGTCCGCTGCACCCTGGTTCTGGGCCACAAGCCCGCCGCTGACGGCCACCATTGCGTTGGACAGGCCCACGCCGAAGATGATCATGGAGTGCGTGTTGACACCCAGCGCCGTGACCATCTGCGGGTTGTCACCCGTGGCCAGCATGGCCTGGCCGAGTTCGGTGGACAGGAACCACATGAGCAGCCCGGCCGCAGCCACGGCGATGGCCCCGAACAGGAGCCAGGAGGCCATGTGCGGAGGGATGCCCAGGGCGATGATTGGGTCGATGACCGTGTCTTGACCCAGCAAGGCCATGTTCGGCCGGCCGCCCATGATGCGGATGTTGATGGAATACAGGGCGATCATGGTCAGGATGGACGCCAACAGGTGCAGAATGCGCAGCTTGGTGTTCAGGATGCCCGTCACCGCGCCGGCCAGGAAGCCGGCTCCAGCGGCCAAGGCCAGGGCCAGAACCGGATGCAGGCCCGAGGTGATGGCTACCGAGGTCACGGCTGCGCCAAGGGGCAGGCTGCCGTCCACGGTCAGGTCCGGAAATTCGAGCACACGGAAGGTCAGATAGACCCCGAGCACCATGAGTCCGAAGACAAAGCCCTGTTCCAAAGCGCCGTAGAATGCGTACCAGGTCATGCTTTAAGTGGTGCGTCGGTAAAAAGAGGGCGCGGCCGAGCGCCGCGCCCTGAAAGTCCGACGTCTTGCTTGACGCCTACTCGATGATCTTGTCGGCGCGGGTCAGCACTGCCTGGGGCACGTTGACGCCCATGGCCTTTGCTGCGCCCATGTTCACGTACAATTCCAGCTCCTGCAAGTCTTCAACGGGCATGGTCGCGGGAGTGGCTCCGTCCACAAGAATCCGCTTGGCCATATGCGCGGTCTGCTTGCCCATGCGGTAGTAATCCACGGCCAGCGCCGCGACTGCGCCGCGCTTGACCGAGTCGTTATCAGCCGAGAACAGCGGCAGCTTATTCTGCTGGCAGACCTTGATGATGGCTTCGAGGGCTGTGATGACCGTGTTGTCGGTGCCGACGTAAATTGCATCGGCCTTGCCCACCAGGCTCTTGGCGGCCTGGGTAACGCCGGCGGAGTTGGCCACCGTGGCGGGCATGACGGTCCAGCCGAGCTTGGCCGCCTCTGCCTTGACCTGACCGAAGGTGGTCACGGAGTTGGCCTCGCCCGCGTTATAGATGATGCCAAGGCGCTTGGCGCCAGGCACGAATTCCTTGATCAGCGCCAGCTGACGATCCACGGGGCTGCGGTCGGTCATGCCAGTGATGTTTGCGCCCGGAGCTTGCAGGCTCTTGACCAGCCCAGCGCCTACCGGGTCGGTCACGGCGGTGATGAGAATGGGGATATTCTTGATCTTCTGGGCCGCGGCCTGGGCCGTGGGGGTGGCGATGGCCAGCACGACGTCGGGCTCCTCGCCGAGCATCTGGCTGGCGATCTGGTTGGCCGTGGCGATGTTGCCCTGGGCGCTGTGCACGTTGTACTTGGCCTCAAGGCCCAAGGTCTTGAATTCATCCATGAAGCCCTGGCGCACGGCATCCAGCGACGGGTGCTCGACGATCTGGGTCACGGACACGGTGTAGGTTTGCTTGGCCTGGTTTTGGGCCATGGCTGGAGCGGCCGACAGGAGGCCGAGGACCGGGAGGAGCGTCAGTGCGATGAAGCGTTTCATGCGCATTCTCCGCGTGCTAGGTTGGGGTGTGGCCAGCGGCAAAGGTCAGCAGGGCCGGCCCATGCCGGCTCAATGCCGGTAAATGCAAAGGTCAGCATTCATGCCTGCTTGCCGACAGGCAGTCAAGGCACGCCTTGCTATAGGCTGAAATGGCGGGCCTTTCAAGGCAGCGGCGTAATCTCGATGGGTTGCGACTCGGATGGCGGCAGATAAGGCGGTTCACCGATCGGCGTATGGGGCTGTTGGGCGGGTGGCGTTTTTGCCTGGATCTGCGGGTTCGCGTTGGGGGACACTAGCTGCTTGGCCTGCGGAAGCTTTGTTCCGGAGCGAGATTTGCCGGTGGCTGTCGCTGCCGTGGGCCGTACGGCAGGATGCAGCAGGCTGCTCAACGTTACTGCCTCCACCCGCGTGTCGCGCTGGGCGACCCAGGTGCGCAGCGCCTGCAGCGTCTCGGGATAGGGATGGCCGATGGCCACGGCCTTGCCGTGCTTGAGGGCCACGTTTTCGGCCTTGCGCAACTGCAAAAAAATGGCGTCCACGTCAGCCACGTTGTCCAGGAATACGTCGCGACGCAGCACCGGAGTTCCCGCCTTCTTGCCCACGGAAGTCCCGACGCTCTTGGCCGAGGTCATGCTGTCCAGATAGAAGAGCCCACGACTGCGCAACTCATCCATCACGACGCTCATGCCCCGTCTGTCCTCGGTGAAGCGTGAGCCCATGTGGTTATTAAGTCCCACGGCCATGGGAAAGTGCGCCAGATTCTCCATGATCACAGCGCGGATGGCTGCCTCGTTCATGGAAATGAACATGGCTCCCTTGCCGGGGTCATCCTCGGGGTAGCTGCGCGGCTCCATGGGCTGGTGCAGGAGCACTTCCATGTGGGCTTTGCGGGCCAGGGCGGCAATGCGTTGGCTGTTGCTGGCCGAAGGCCAGATGGCGAAGGCCACCGGTATGCCCAGCCTGGAAAGGTTGGAGGCGAATTCGACGCTCTCGCCCAGATCGTCGATGACGATGGCCAGCCGCGCCTTAGCACCGGGCAAGGCTGGTGGAGGGGGCGGGGGAGGCAGGTCGGTCGTAGGCGGGGCTTGCAGCAAAAGGCTGTGCGTCTGCTGGCCATATACTTCGATGCTCAGCCGGTCGTGATCCTCGCTCAGAGTCGCTTCAGGCGCGGCTTTGGCAAGCCAGGCGTTCAGTACGCCGAGGAAGCGCGCCCGCTCTCCATCCAGGCGAATGGCCAGGGTTTGCTGAAGGTATGATTCCCGGCCGGAGTACAGGGTGCGGACTTCCAGGATGCTCACGCTGGACAGGTCCTGACCCACCGCCTTGAGCGTTTCCAGGATGGCCAGATCGATCATGCGCGCGGCTTCGGCCGGCCCGTCGCGAGCCGGTTCTTCATACAGCCGGGCCTGAACGTTCCGGACGGCCATGCCGTCCGACTCTGACGCGGAACCTGGGCCCAGGGGAGAACCGGACGCGGGAGAGGCCAGCACCGGCTCGGATGCGAGCGGCCTGGGCGGAGCCGAGAGGATGGTCAGCGCCCAGGCCAAACCGGCCAGCAGGCCCAGACAGATGAGCGCGGCCAAACGGAAGCTGATGCGCACCGTGCGACCCTGGCGGGCTTCCCCGGAAGATGCCTCCCGGAGGTCCGGTTGCTCGCGCTCGTCCTGCCCGCCAGCCATGCGCCGTCCGCCGAGCCCTACTGGTGCTGGAGTTGCCTGATGGCAGGCAAACCCTTGACCAGTTCCACGGCCATCCTGAGTTGATTGTCGTTGGCCAGAAGCTCCACGGCCTTCTGCTCCGTCGTTTTCGGCGCCTTGGAGCCGTTGCCGTTCGCCAGATGCCGGGACAAGTCGCGCTCGCGGAGAGTAAAGCGATCCGGGGCGTCAGCCTTGTCCGTTATCGGCTGGAAGGGGATGATCAGGTCCGGAACGATACCCTCGGCCTGAATGGAGCGGCCCTTGGGCGTGTAGTAGAGTGCCGTGGTCAGCTTGATGCCCGAGCCGTCGGGCAGGGGGCCGATGACCGTCTGTACCGAGCCCTTGCCGAAACTTTGCTCGCCCACGATGAGCGCCCGGCGGTGGTCCTGCAGGGCGCCGGCCACAATCTCCGAGGCAGATGCCGAACCGGCGTTGATGAGCACGACCATGGGCACGGTGAGGTCCGAGGACTTGCTCGTGGCGCTGAAGTCGCGGCGGTCGGCCTTGTTCTTGCCCTGGATGTAGGTCACCAGGCCTTCCTTGATGAACAGATCGGACAGGCTCACGGCCTGGTCCAGCAGACCGCCCGGATTGTTGCGCAGATCCAGGACGATGCCCTTGATGGGACCGGTCTTGGATGCATCCTTGATGGCCTTGACCAGCTCGTTGGTGGTGTCCTCGTGGAAGCGGGTCACGCGCGCCAGGAGCACGCCGCCATCGAAGAGTTGTCCTTTGACGCTCAGCAGCGGTATGATGCCGCGGACAATGGTTACTCTTTCAGGGGCCTGGGACTCCGCGTGCAGGATGGTCAGCACCACTGGAGTACCTTCGGGGCCGCGGATGCGCTTGACCGCATCGATCATGGACATGTCCTGGGTGGACACGCCGTCGATTTCCAGGATGAGGTCGCCGGAGCGCAGCCCGGCTTTGTAGGCGGGCGTGTCCTCGATGGGCGAGACGACAATCAGGCGGCTGTTGTCCATGCCGATTTCCACGCCGATGCCCGGAAACTCGCCCATGGTGTTCTCGCGCATCTCCTTGAATTCCTCGGAGTCCATGTACGCGGAGTGCGGATCAAGCTGCTGGAGCATGCCCTTGATGGCGTCGTCGATGAGCTCCTTGCGGGATATGTCCAGCACATAGTGCTGCTCCACCAGGTCCAGGATCTGGCTGAAGCGTTTGAAGGGCATGTAATCGGATTGCTCCACGGCCATGGTGTCGCCGCAGAATATGGTAAGGCTCATGAGCAGAGCCAGACATGCGAAAAGACGTAAACCGCGCATGATTGCCTCCAAGGGCACGTTCTTCAGTGAATGCATGATGGGCATGTGATCAGTCGTTGGCGGGTTCCGCGGGCGGCCGTATGCCGAGACGCCTAGCGGCTTAGCCAGTCCTGGGGGTTAATGGGTTTTTGGCCGAAACGCAATTCGAAATAGAGCCCGTTGCCTTTGGCGAGGGGATAATAGCCGGCAGTGCCCAGGGCTTGTCCGCGCTCCACCTCCTGTCCCACCTTCACGCGGCTATTCGCAAGGTAGGCGTACAGGCTATAGTATTCCTGATCATGAAGTACGATAACCACATGGCCGAAGCCGCGCAAGCGGTCGTTATGCACCACCCTGCCCCAGGACACGGCGTTGATGTCGACTTCGTGCGGCACCGCCAGTCCTATGCCGCGGCTGGGTGAATCGGCTCGCGGGTCGAAGGCCTGCACCAGTTTGCCCTTGCAGGGCCAGGGCAAGTTGCCCTTGAAATCGCGTATGGGGGATTTGTCCAGGGTCTTGAGCGTGTAGTTGAGATCCTCGACCGTGGCCAGAATGCGCCGAAGCTCCTCCTGCTCGTCCACCTGCTCGGCGCGGACCTCCTGGATGGATTTGAGCAAGGTGAGCTTTTTGGTAAGCAGCTCGTCCTTGGCGCTGTTGAGACTCGCCATGCCTTCCTGCAGTTCGCGCGTAAGGGCGATCTCGGAAGCCAACGTGTCCTCGATGGCCCGGCTTTGATTCAGGATGTCGGCCATGACCTGTTCAGCGCGCTTGTAGATGGCCGCCAGCCAAGTGAAGTGCCTGTCGGCCTCTTGCCATTCCGTCAATCCCTGCCAATGGTCGCGCGCGCCGCTCATGTGGATGGGCCAGAGCACCTTGAGGATCTCGCGCAGCTCGGCTTCGGAGCGTTCCCTGCCGGCTTGCAAGGTCACCTGGCGCGCCAGCAGCAAACTCTTCTTGCGCTCCGTGCGCTCCATCTGACGTTCCTGACGATAGACATCCAGCTCCAGCGTGTTGACCCTGGTTTCCAGCTCGGCGAGATTGGAAAACAACTCGCGCTCGCGTTTGGTCAACTCGCGCACGGCCCCGCGTTTTTCACGGGCGCGGATCTGGATGCGCTCCAGCTCGCGGCGAATTTCTTCGGCCTTGCGCGACTCGGCCGCGGGAGCGTGAGTGGAAGCCAGCAGGCAGCTCAGGATCATTAAAAGCGCAAGCAAGAGCACGGGCCACGAACAAGGTCGGGCTGACCATGACCAGGCCGCGTGCAGCCTCGCTGATCCAAGCAACGCCGGAGCGCGCCAGGCTAATCCAGAAAGATCGCCAGGGGGCAGTCCCGACACCTAGGCTCCTTTTTGCGACACCATTCATGGCCCACGCGTACGAGCAGGGCATGGTACTCGTTGAACAGCGCCGCATCTTCAGGCAGCGCGTCGGTAAAGATTTCCTGCAATTCGTGGTAGCCGGCGTCCTCGAAAGCCAGGCCGTGGCGCAGGGCTATGCGCGCCGTGTAGGCGTCCACCACGAACATTGGCAGCCCCAGGGCGTAGAGCAGGATGCTGTCGGCCGTTTCCGGACCGATGCCGCGCACGGTCAGCAACCGCTCGCGCAGCTCACGGGCGTTGCGGCCCTGCAGCATGGGCAGCGCGGGATCGTGCAGATCGGCTTCGCCATGGCCGAACTCCTCGGCCTCGGCGCGCAGGAAGCGCAGCACGTTGGCCAGCCGGCCGGCCTTGATCCGGTAGTAGCCGGCAGGGCGTATGGCCTCGGCCAGCGCAGCCTCGGAGATGTCCAGCATGGCCGCCGGGGTCAGCAGATCGTGCGCGCGCAGGGTGGCCATGGCCTTTTCCACGTTAGCCCAGCTTGTGTTCTGGGTCAGCACCGCGCCCACGGCAACCTCGAAGGAGGTTTCGCCCGGCCACCACCCGCTGGGGCCAAGAGCCGCCAGCATGGCCTGGTACATGTCCATGAACCGGTTCGCGCGTGACATGGCAATTTGCCTTGAAGTTCAGTTGGCGGGCTTGGCGAAGCGCAGGCAGACCCACTCGCCACGGCTGCGCAACTCGGGCTCGGGCAGGTCCTGAGCCGTGTAGGCCCGGCGCACTGCCTCGGCCTGGGTATCCAGAATGCCCGAAAGGATCAGCCGGCCGCCAGGGGCCAGCAGGCCCGCAAGGTCGGAAGCCATGCGCTCCAGGGGACCGGAGAGAATATTGGCCACGACGATCTGGAAAGGGCCGCGCGCCGCGTCCACGGTGCCCACGGACAGTTCCAGCTTGTCGCAGTCGTTCAGGCTCACGTTCTCCTGCGCGCAGGTGATGGCCTGCGGGTCGATGTCCACGCCCAGGCCCGTGAGGCCGAGCGTGCACAGGGCGATGCCCAGGATGCCCGATCCCGTGCCCAGATCCAGGAAGCGTTGGTCCGCGCGGATATGGCCGGCATCGCCCAGCTCGGAGATGGCCTCCAGGCACAGGGCCGTGGTGGCATGATGGCCGGTGCCGAAGGCCATCTTGGGCTCGATGTAGATAGGAGTGCGGCCCTCGGGAGCCTTGTCGCGCATCCAGGGCGGCAGGACCAGGAACCGGCCGGCGTCCACGGGCGTGAAATATTGCCGCCAGGCCTCACTCCAATCGCGCTCCTCGACTTCCAGTGATTCGATGCGCGCCTCGGGCCACTGGAGCACAACTTGTTCGGCCGCGGCCATGGCCAGGGCGGGCTCCTCGAAAAAGACCCGGAAGCGCACGTTCCCGTCGATCTCGTCTTCTTCCCAACCCTGGGGAGTGGCCTGGGCCAGGAAGGCGCAGACCGCCTCGTACTCGGATGCGGGCAGGCTGAAGCTCAAACCGGGCAGCGTCCTCACTTGTACTCCTTGTCCTTTACGGGCGTTTGCGTGGCGCACTCCTCGGGCTTGCATATGGGATGCTTGCGCCGGAAGTCCTGCATGGCCTCTTGGCCCTTGGGATGTTCCATATCCAGTCTGCAGCCGGACGCGCAGCCGCAGTCGCACTTCTTCATAACGGTTCTCCGGTGGTGTTTTCAGCTCAAGGTCAAATAACTTGGTCCATGAACGAACCCCGGACATCCTCGGGGATTGGAAAAGCTGGCAGGCCGAGCTGTACCCATTCGAGCATGGTTTGCCCGGCCTGGGGTTGCACGGGCTTGGCTGCGGCGTTGTCCAGCATGCCCAGCAACTCCTGCAGCGGCGACTTGAGCACATCGGCCAGGGTCACGCCGGACAAGTGCTTCGGTCCTGAGCGCGGCAGCTTGTCCTTGGAACCGGAGCCCCACGGGGCTTGCCAGTCCAAGGGCAGCGGCGGCACTTCGCCGGTCGGCTCCACGGCGTAAGTCGGGGGAGTCGCGGGCAGGGCCAACGTCTCGGGCGGCGTGGCCATCTCGGCTGGCTGTTGTGCCAAGGGATCATCAACATGGTCCATGGCCTACCGTAGCCCGGCCCGGTCTGAGTATCAAGAGGCGGCTGTCGCGAATGTCGCGAGCACGGCATGTAACCGATTTGGATAGCACATGAGTCGATCGAGGTCGGGAATTTCCTCGATGGCTTATCAAAGACGAACAAGACGGCCCATATCGGTGGTATATGCTCCCTTGATAGGTCGGATTTCAGGGCCGGATCGGTCGTCGCCCCCACTTTAATACATCTGTTGGTAGGTAGCGCCGCACATGACCGATCCGGCCCGGTCGTTTAGTGCTTCAGGCCCAGCTTATTGTGCAGTTTGTCGCGTTGACGAAGGGATTTGCTCACGGTCTTCCAGCGTTTGTCGTCGTGTCCGGGGCTTCTCGCTTCCAGGCGCTCACGGCTGCTGGCCAGCTCCGCGCGCAGGCGCAGATAATGCTCAAGACGATCGGGGGCAATCTGTCCCTGTCCTACGGCCCGGACCACGGCGCAGCCCGGCTCGTCGCTATGGCTGCAATCCCTGAAACGGCACTTCAGAGCCAGGGCGGCGATGTCCGCGAACACGGCGTCCAGGCCGCCCTCGGCTTCCCACAATCCCAGTTCGCGCAGGCCGGGCGTATCCACGACGATGGCTCCCGAGGGCGCGACAAACAGCTCGCGGCGCGTGGTCACGTGGCGGCCCCTGGCATCATCCGCGCGAACCTCGCCCGTAGCCTGGTGTTCCTGACCGAGGATGCGGTTGACCAGAGAGGATTTGCCCGCGCCGGATGCGCCGAGGAGCACCACGGTCCTGCCGGGTTGCAGATATGGCCGTAGCGCGTCCAGGCCGTCTTCGGCGCGGGAGCTGGTCGCCAGGACATCGACGCCTAGCAGCCGTGCGCGCAGTTCGTCGGCGATCTCCTCGGCGTCCGGGGCCAGGTCAGCCTTGGTCAGGACCACGAGCGGCACGGCCCCGCCATCCCAAACCACGGCCAGGGTGCGCTCCACCCGGTTGGGACTGACCTTGGCGTCCAGGGCCGAAGCTACGATCACGAGGTCAATGTTGGCGCAGAGGGGCTGGGCGCGCTGGGCGCGTCCAGCGGCCTTGCGCATGAGCGAAGTGCGCCGGGGCAGGACATGCTCGATCATGGCCGAGCCACCCTCCACGCGCGCGGCGACCCAATCGCCCACCACGGGCAGGTCCTCGGCGTTAAGTGTCTGGTTGGAGAGGCGTCCGCTCAGCGTGGCGGAGACCGCAAGGTCGGGACCAAGCAGCGTCCAGCGGCCGCGGTCCACGGCGGCCACCCGCGCGGGGGCGAGCGTGGGATCGTTCAGGGAGAGGAAAAGGCTTTCAAAGACTTGGTTCCAGCCAAGGGAAATGAGGTCGTGCATTGCTTGCCTCCGGATGCCATCCGGTGTCGTCGTTCCGATGTCAGGCGCGACAAAACGCGCCGGTCCTGACGGGCCGGCATCCGGGAAGCGGCGAAGCCTTGATGAGGCGAGCCCGGCCTACTTGGCCAGGGCGGTTGCGCTCTGTCCGGACACCAGCGGGGTCGGATGCGCAATGACGGCAATCATCTACAATCCTCCAATTTTCCAAGTTCATATTCCGGTGGTTCGTGAAGGTCAATGGAAGGTCGGCAATGCCTCTTGACGATTCTTTCTTGTTTGGCTATTTAGCCAAATAAGAAATTTGGAGAATGAATGTCACATAAAAACGAACTTCGTTCCAAGGTATTCAAAGCCTTAGGCCACCGCAGCAGAATAATCCTGGTGGATGCCCTGCTTCAGGGCGAACGGTGCGTGTGCGAGTTGCGTGAACTCGTGGGGGCGGACATGTCCACGGTCTCCAAGCACCTCTCCGTGCTCAAGGACGCCGGCGTCGTGCAGGACGAGAAACGCGGCACCAATGTTTACTACTCGCTACGCATGGAGTGCGTGCGCGGCTTTCTGGGCTGCGTGGACCGTTTCCACGCAAAACAAGCCGAAGAGCAGGCCAGGGCGCTGGGTGTCGAGCCGACAATCCCTTCCATGCAGCGGTAATCTCGCGGCCTAAATTTTCCTACTTTGCCAAACAGGCACAGTGAAACGATGCAGGCATAGCCATCTGATTGCAACAGCTGAAAAGGAGATGCATATGATTATCAAGGTCCTGGGCCCCGGTTGCCCCAAGTGCAAGGAAACCGAGAAGATCGTCAGGGAGGCCGTTGCGGAGTCTGGCGTGGCCGCCGATGTCGAGAAGGTCAGCGACCTGCAGGAGATCATGAAGCACGGCGTGTTCAGCACGCCGGCGGTCATCGTGGACGGCAAGGTCAAGGCCATGGGCAAGGTGCCCTCCAAGAAGGACGTCATCGCCTGGATCAAAGGCTAGTAAGCCCCAGGAAAAGGAGAAGCAGCCATGAGTGACTGTTGTTCGCGTGCGAATGTGCCTTTGATCCTGGCCTGCGCCGGGGCGTCCAATGTGGGGCAGATGAGTAACCGTATCGCAGTGGAGCTGACCGAGTCCGAGTACGGCAAGCTGTTCTGCCTGGCTGGCATCGGCGGCGGCATCGAGAGCTTCGTCAAGTCGGCTAAGGCTGCCGAAGACATCATCGTGCTCGACGGCTGCCCCGTGGGCTGCGCCAGAAAGACTCTGGAGAACATCGGCGTCGCGCCG
This region of Desulfocurvibacter africanus subsp. africanus DSM 2603 genomic DNA includes:
- a CDS encoding ATP-binding cassette domain-containing protein; this translates as MLVLEGVTKYFHRGSVNEVLALKRVNLHVNHGDFITLIGSNGAGKSTLLTATAGGFLPDEGRILLAGEDVTGWPEHRRAAHIGRVFQDPLKGTCASGTIEQNLALAAKRGKSRGLGRGVKSRDRIFFRELLAKIGLGLEDRLTDLVGLLSGGQRQALTLLMATMQRPDVLLLDEHTAALDPKTGQQIIELTRRVVDEERLTTLMVTHNMNQALALGNRLVMMHQGEIILDIDGEEKRNLRVEDLLARFYALKGEAFSSDKMLLV
- a CDS encoding ABC transporter permease, with translation MTWYAFYGALEQGFVFGLMVLGVYLTFRVLEFPDLTVDGSLPLGAAVTSVAITSGLHPVLALALAAGAGFLAGAVTGILNTKLRILHLLASILTMIALYSINIRIMGGRPNMALLGQDTVIDPIIALGIPPHMASWLLFGAIAVAAAGLLMWFLSTELGQAMLATGDNPQMVTALGVNTHSMIIFGVGLSNAMVAVSGGLVAQNQGAADANMGVGTIVAGLASVIVGETLLGVGPGRVKRAIVAAILGSVVYRLAIALALGLDIGGFSFAPSDLNLITALLVVLALTAPQIKSRFGLRRRAC
- a CDS encoding ABC transporter substrate-binding protein, whose amino-acid sequence is MKRFIALTLLPVLGLLSAAPAMAQNQAKQTYTVSVTQIVEHPSLDAVRQGFMDEFKTLGLEAKYNVHSAQGNIATANQIASQMLGEEPDVVLAIATPTAQAAAQKIKNIPILITAVTDPVGAGLVKSLQAPGANITGMTDRSPVDRQLALIKEFVPGAKRLGIIYNAGEANSVTTFGQVKAEAAKLGWTVMPATVANSAGVTQAAKSLVGKADAIYVGTDNTVITALEAIIKVCQQNKLPLFSADNDSVKRGAVAALAVDYYRMGKQTAHMAKRILVDGATPATMPVEDLQELELYVNMGAAKAMGVNVPQAVLTRADKIIE
- a CDS encoding divergent polysaccharide deacetylase family protein gives rise to the protein MAGGQDEREQPDLREASSGEARQGRTVRISFRLAALICLGLLAGLAWALTILSAPPRPLASEPVLASPASGSPLGPGSASESDGMAVRNVQARLYEEPARDGPAEAARMIDLAILETLKAVGQDLSSVSILEVRTLYSGRESYLQQTLAIRLDGERARFLGVLNAWLAKAAPEATLSEDHDRLSIEVYGQQTHSLLLQAPPTTDLPPPPPPPALPGAKARLAIVIDDLGESVEFASNLSRLGIPVAFAIWPSASNSQRIAALARKAHMEVLLHQPMEPRSYPEDDPGKGAMFISMNEAAIRAVIMENLAHFPMAVGLNNHMGSRFTEDRRGMSVVMDELRSRGLFYLDSMTSAKSVGTSVGKKAGTPVLRRDVFLDNVADVDAIFLQLRKAENVALKHGKAVAIGHPYPETLQALRTWVAQRDTRVEAVTLSSLLHPAVRPTAATATGKSRSGTKLPQAKQLVSPNANPQIQAKTPPAQQPHTPIGEPPYLPPSESQPIEITPLP
- a CDS encoding S41 family peptidase is translated as MRGLRLFACLALLMSLTIFCGDTMAVEQSDYMPFKRFSQILDLVEQHYVLDISRKELIDDAIKGMLQQLDPHSAYMDSEEFKEMRENTMGEFPGIGVEIGMDNSRLIVVSPIEDTPAYKAGLRSGDLILEIDGVSTQDMSMIDAVKRIRGPEGTPVVLTILHAESQAPERVTIVRGIIPLLSVKGQLFDGGVLLARVTRFHEDTTNELVKAIKDASKTGPIKGIVLDLRNNPGGLLDQAVSLSDLFIKEGLVTYIQGKNKADRRDFSATSKSSDLTVPMVVLINAGSASASEIVAGALQDHRRALIVGEQSFGKGSVQTVIGPLPDGSGIKLTTALYYTPKGRSIQAEGIVPDLIIPFQPITDKADAPDRFTLRERDLSRHLANGNGSKAPKTTEQKAVELLANDNQLRMAVELVKGLPAIRQLQHQ
- a CDS encoding murein hydrolase activator EnvC family protein, translating into MILSCLLASTHAPAAESRKAEEIRRELERIQIRAREKRGAVRELTKRERELFSNLAELETRVNTLELDVYRQERQMERTERKKSLLLARQVTLQAGRERSEAELREILKVLWPIHMSGARDHWQGLTEWQEADRHFTWLAAIYKRAEQVMADILNQSRAIEDTLASEIALTRELQEGMASLNSAKDELLTKKLTLLKSIQEVRAEQVDEQEELRRILATVEDLNYTLKTLDKSPIRDFKGNLPWPCKGKLVQAFDPRADSPSRGIGLAVPHEVDINAVSWGRVVHNDRLRGFGHVVIVLHDQEYYSLYAYLANSRVKVGQEVERGQALGTAGYYPLAKGNGLYFELRFGQKPINPQDWLSR
- a CDS encoding endonuclease III domain-containing protein; the protein is MSRANRFMDMYQAMLAALGPSGWWPGETSFEVAVGAVLTQNTSWANVEKAMATLRAHDLLTPAAMLDISEAALAEAIRPAGYYRIKAGRLANVLRFLRAEAEEFGHGEADLHDPALPMLQGRNARELRERLLTVRGIGPETADSILLYALGLPMFVVDAYTARIALRHGLAFEDAGYHELQEIFTDALPEDAALFNEYHALLVRVGHEWCRKKEPRCRDCPLAIFLD
- a CDS encoding 50S ribosomal protein L11 methyltransferase, which gives rise to MRTLPGLSFSLPASEYEAVCAFLAQATPQGWEEDEIDGNVRFRVFFEEPALAMAAAEQVVLQWPEARIESLEVEERDWSEAWRQYFTPVDAGRFLVLPPWMRDKAPEGRTPIYIEPKMAFGTGHHATTALCLEAISELGDAGHIRADQRFLDLGTGSGILGIALCTLGLTGLGVDIDPQAITCAQENVSLNDCDKLELSVGTVDAARGPFQIVVANILSGPLERMASDLAGLLAPGGRLILSGILDTQAEAVRRAYTAQDLPEPELRSRGEWVCLRFAKPAN
- the rsgA gene encoding ribosome small subunit-dependent GTPase A; its protein translation is MHDLISLGWNQVFESLFLSLNDPTLAPARVAAVDRGRWTLLGPDLAVSATLSGRLSNQTLNAEDLPVVGDWVAARVEGGSAMIEHVLPRRTSLMRKAAGRAQRAQPLCANIDLVIVASALDAKVSPNRVERTLAVVWDGGAVPLVVLTKADLAPDAEEIADELRARLLGVDVLATSSRAEDGLDALRPYLQPGRTVVLLGASGAGKSSLVNRILGQEHQATGEVRADDARGRHVTTRRELFVAPSGAIVVDTPGLRELGLWEAEGGLDAVFADIAALALKCRFRDCSHSDEPGCAVVRAVGQGQIAPDRLEHYLRLRAELASSRERLEARSPGHDDKRWKTVSKSLRQRDKLHNKLGLKH
- a CDS encoding ArsR/SmtB family transcription factor; protein product: MSHKNELRSKVFKALGHRSRIILVDALLQGERCVCELRELVGADMSTVSKHLSVLKDAGVVQDEKRGTNVYYSLRMECVRGFLGCVDRFHAKQAEEQARALGVEPTIPSMQR
- a CDS encoding thioredoxin family protein, giving the protein MIIKVLGPGCPKCKETEKIVREAVAESGVAADVEKVSDLQEIMKHGVFSTPAVIVDGKVKAMGKVPSKKDVIAWIKG
- a CDS encoding putative zinc-binding protein, translating into MSDCCSRANVPLILACAGASNVGQMSNRIAVELTESEYGKLFCLAGIGGGIESFVKSAKAAEDIIVLDGCPVGCARKTLENIGVAPKNAFELTAMGMQKNKTLRLDEAEVQRLVQEVKMGFARNKMAVRGAGCSCCG